The Acipenser ruthenus unplaced genomic scaffold, fAciRut3.2 maternal haplotype, whole genome shotgun sequence DNA window ACActcctgctgtgtgtgattagcaggtgtggaatctaatcagcaggaaGGTGTGTTCCAGTGGGGTGCCAGGTATAAACAGGTTCCATTTactcacctcagggctgctgcaaaaccagcTGGGCTAAAGAAGCTGAAATTCACCGACGTGAGTGAGTgagtctgtatctgtgtgtgtgtgtgtgtgtgtaagaaccagaaccagggttggatactgaagagtgagtaagcaagtcgaaaccgcCGACAGTAGGGCGAGTAGCtggagtttgtttattattgatcaGAGAAGATGAGTTCACAGATTGTAGATTCCACTAAAGTTTGTGtacgctgtgttgtgtgtgctccgTGCGCTCACATTGCTGGTcaggtgagctgttcagtgtgttgacctgtaaataaatcctgttcgcctgcgggggggggggggcgtatcaacttcaccctctgtctcgctctcctgcctgtcactcagcagcgaatgcacacacccacacaggaGACGGCTAACCTGTCACAAGCATCAACACCCTGGATCTTTCTAAACGAGGGATTTAGGGGAGcgccctaataaaagctgaatctcaaaactaTCATTGTGTGAATagtcattgttacagctgtgtagaatggcatttaaaacaggattcattcatccgactttttacatatccgcccggACTCTGGTCCCAACGCAGTCGGATACACGACGGACTACTGTATTTCAccaaaaaaaactgacacaaatgtaaaaaagtgacatttcaaaatctgacatgaaatactgtattacgattatggcttctagtagactttttgcagcttctttgattacatggtgttaaataaaatatctaaattatgttcatagaggtggtttcaatcctaaaattgcaggtgatgcaaaacttttggccatagctgtacataatatactatatcacacacacacacacacacacacacacacatatacatatatatacacacacacatatatatataaatatatatatatatatatatatatatatatatatatatagacaaacaCATACATTGTGGTCCTATAACAGTAAGAgaatgagaaaacatattttaaagatgGCTTGGTAAGCATTCCCCACACTCACCTCCATTTCCTATACTCCTTTGCcgttgtatttgtttgtgttcCACCTCTCTCCGGGCTGCAGTTCTCTCCTCCCGCCTGCAGATGGCAGAGCCGCTCCCTCTCCTGCCTGCCTTGCCTCCTCCGGCCctgcaggggtcgctgctgcTCTGGAAGGCGGAGTCACAGGAGTCCGAGTTGTCGGGGTCCTCCCCGAGGCTGCAGGCGCGGGAGCAGAAGATGAGGCCCTGCTTGGGGAGGAAAGGGCGCCCCTGGAGAGCCAGCCCGCAGCGAGAGCAGCAGAAACACTCGACCGTGGCGTGCCAGTGCTGCCCCTCATACGCCATCTGACCACGGTCAatacctgagagagagggagggagggagggaggtagagaGGGGGCTAAGCAATACACTGAGAAATACATTGAACAATACACTGAACAATACACTGAGAGGGATGGAGAGCAGGGGGTCTGATCAATGGACTGTGCACAATTTAAAAAACTGGtagcagacaaacagacacgcagagacagacacacacacacacacacaaacagacagacagacacacagacacacacacacacaggctgttgTTACCGATGTTCTCTCCGCAGGTATCACAGTACTCTGCATACAGACTCTGGTAGCAGGGGCAGCAGTACGGCCGGCTCTCTCTCATGATGTAGCGCTGCCCCCCCAGCGCCGCCTCGCACTCCAAACAGCAGAAGTGCTTCATGTGCCAGTGCCGGCCCTCCGCCTCCGTGCACTCGTCTGCCAGGATCACCTGCGGGACACGACAGCGCGgcttcagtctctctctctccctccctcctccctcctccctcatccctcacccccctctcccctctcccctcacctcATTGCAGGCCTGGCAAAGCggcttctgtctctctctctcccccctcccccctcccccctaccTCACCTCATCGCAGGCTTGGCAGCGTGGTTTCAGTCTCTCTCCCCTCTACCCCCTCCCTCACCTCATCGCAGGCTTGGCAGCGTGgcttctgtctctcccctctcctcatcGCAGGCCTGGCAGCGTGGTTTcagtctctctcccctctcccctctcccctctccctcacctCATCGCAGGCCTGGCAGCGTGGTTTCAGTCTCTCAGCGTGATGTCTCCCGCAGTAGATCTTGCCCTCCTGGTAGAAGTAGATGAGCTCCACCAGGAGCTCCTGGCAGGTGCTGCACTGGAAGCACTGGGGGTGCCAGCAGGCTCCGTGCCCCGCCCGGCTCGCAAACACAGCGATGTCTCCCCCCCGGATCTGCTTCCCACACTGAGGGAGGAGAAACAACACGggttacactgtgtgtgtgtgcaaaggaGAGGagacagtgtctcagtgtggtctcagtgtgtgtgtatattagaTAATACCGATATTCCAGTATATTGCGATATTCATCAGGCAGTACAATGCCAGTATTTGAACAACAGTACAGGTATTTTTTGGTTAAACTGGTTCAGGGAAACGTCTACTGGAAAATGTTGGCTATTACATCGCGAGATAATCACTTCCCGCGAGAACTCGTAATGTGAGCAGtgagaacacaaaagaaaatatggcagaagcacaCAGAGATTTTGAGCTCCTTACATTCTCCAAAGCAAAGTCACATGTGTGGAATCATTtcctaataaaagcaaaatgtaGAAAGGATGGCTGTACAGCATCAAACACTGCggtatgttgtttatgcaaggctgaagtaaaatatgcTGGCGGCACCACTGACCTTACATACAGCGGTGTAGTCCTACATCTTAAAGTATCGGAACGccaattaaaaaatattgttttttctaaaacaaattatacaaattcacgttttatttgtacGTTGAACTTGAAGTAACATTTATTAGGAAGTGCATGtgacttttaggctactcccccttGATCCCCCTACTCTCCCctcagtgtgtatctctcagtATCTCAGcgtatctctcagtgtgtatctctcagtgtgtctgtctctcagtatCTCGGCGTATCTCAGTGTGTAcctctcagtgtgtctgtctctcagtaaCTCGGcgtatctctcagtgtgtctgtctctcagtatctcggtgtatctctcagtgtgtctgtctctcggtgtatctctcagtgtgtatctctctgtatctcagtgtgtatctctcagtgtgtatctctcagtACCTGCTCACAGATGGCTCCAGTCATGGTCACAGGGAATAGTCTCACGCTGCCTCTCCCCAggttctctctcttcctctgctggctgaacactctcagctccttcttctcctcctcgcACAGAGAGTTGCAGTACTGAGGCTggcaacacaaaaccaccaccatcatcatcatcatcatcatcatcatcatcataatcatcatcatcattatgaattggtcatttagcagacgtttttatccaaagcgacttggagaCTGGGCTGAACTATGCCtcaacaacaactgctgctgctgctgctgctgcagagtcacttccaataggacctcaaggaggttcagtgacttgctcagggtcacacacagtagctggatttgaacccaggacctcctggtatcaagccttTTTCTTCAATCACTGGAGATATACAGCACTGAGGCTGGGGAgcagaaacaaagaaaacactacATATAAACGCacatgtctcagtgtgtcagtgtgcatctctctctctgtgtctctcagtgtgcaTCTCTCTGTGTACATCTCTCTCTGTGCATCTCTCTGTTTCTTAGTGTGTATCTCGCAGTGTGCATCTCTCTCTTTGTGTCTCTTTACCTCGCTATCGTGTGAGGGGCACTGGTGCAGCAGTGTATCTCTCAgtcagtgtgtctctctcagtgtgtgtctctttaCCTCGCTGTCGTGTGCGGGGAGCTGGTGCAGCAGCTGTTTGATCCTGTAATGCTCTCCAGGGCTGTTGATGTAGGGAACCCGGTCCTCGGGGAGACAGCTGAAGTACTGGTACACCTGCACACAGAGACAACACAgcgtgagagaggaggaggagaggggccAGTAAAGACAAGAGCgagcacactcacacactgcaCACTCAGAGTGTCTCAGAGTGTTTAACAGAGCactgatgtgtgtgtgtactcTGATGACCAGAGAACACACATGTGCCCACGCACAAACACATatgcagacagacacaaacagaaacacacacacacaaactcatctTTGCATTGCTTCAAAACAGGACTCACTGAAGTTtcaactccaaaccagaagatgGCAGTAGCAGCCTGGAGCTGATTTGAAATGACAGTAtctgtttttaatgtgtgttgAAATAAATGAGTATTTATTCattagaaataaacaataaaactaacATACACAAattgtgagtgagtgagtgagcaagTGCCTGGGGACACAGTGATGGTAATACTGGAGTATGGGGGTACCTGCTCCGGTTTGAGTCCGGGGGGGACCCAGGCGAACTCCTCGGATGCACAACCCGAGTCATCATCGGAGATGGAGTGCCGTTGGAAACCAGAGACCAGCTTCAGCATCATCCGCTCCAGATCACCCGGGACGGAGCGCACAGCGTGGTCTTCACGAGGGCATTTACAATGCAGGCAGATCTTCCtatagagacacagagagagagagactgagcaaTACACTGATATACACTGAGAGAGACTGAGCAATACACTGAGAGAGACTGAGCAATACACAGATATACACTGAGAGAGACTGAGCAATACACAGATATACACTGAGAGAGACTGAGCAATACACAGATATACACTGAGAGAGACTGAGCAATACACAGATATACACTGAGAGAGACTGAGCAATACACAGATATACACTGAGAGAGACTGAGCAATACACAGATATACACTGAGAGAGACTGAGCAATACACAGATATACACTGAGAGAGACTGAGCAATACACAGATATACACTGAGAGAGACTGAGCAATACACAGATATACACTGAGAGAGACTGAGCAATACACAGATATACACTGAGAGAGACTGAGCAATACACTGAGAGAGACTGAGCAATACACAGATATACACCAAGCTATACACTGATCAAGATAGATCAagatctgtacagcactgaaacactctgTTTAAAACaccatcacaagggtatccatgtattataaaaaacaatagatgggcctcttcagtgagttacaggaaaacaattccatctcgggtttctgtgacagtttataaactccaCCTTCTGAatcgtaatttatgatgtcacagaaaccctagatggaattattttcctgtaactcactgaagcccatctgtgtattttgtgcacaaaatttaaaacagaaataaagcatgttaaaataataataataatatcagcttCACATTTTTTTCcttgcaaaaaaaactaaacaaagcaGGAGTTTCTAACTCTTTCAAGGCAACTGCAAGCTCTGATTTGAGTTACTGTGCTCATTACCTTTCAGCAAACTCGCAGTGATATCCATTCTGTTTCTCGTACATATTGCAGACCAAAACAACtagatacaaataaaataaaaacgcaaGTAGAGTAAGGTTTGAATCCGGTTCCAAGCTTCCAGTGCTGTTGAGAGTGTATTCCTCTCATAGCAAACTGAACTCCCAcagcacacagaacacagaacacacacacaatggattTGCACCCCCCTCCCTCCgtgacacacacatatacataaacacaaaacacaaacccacCCCCTTTCTCTgcaccccctctcccctctcccattcTCTCACACCACTGCATACAGACAagtcactcactcacactctcatCTCATTTAGTGATGACTAGCATACAATGGCAACCCCACTCCCCTCCCCTGCCCCCTAATGTCACTGTCTGTTAAACTCAGATTgtggtacagcacagagagggatgggaaagcatagggaagcattgtaaagcacagagagggatgggaaagcatagggaagcattgtaaagcagagaggtctggtaaagcatagtgaagcattgtaaagcacagagaggtctggtaaagcatagggaagcattgtaaagcacagagatgtctggtaaagcatagggaagcattgtaaagcagagaggtctggtaaagcatagtgaagcattgtaaagcacagagaggtctggtaaagcatagggaagcattgtaaagcacagagagggatgggaaagcatagggaagcattgtaaagcagagaggtctggtaaagcatagggaagcattgtaaagcacagagaggtctggtaaagcatagggaagcattgtaaagcacagagaggtgtggtaaagcatagggaagccttgtaaagcagagaggtctggtaaagcatagtgaagcattgtaaagcacagagaggtctggtaaagcatagtgaagcattgtaaagcatagataggtctggtaaagcatagggaagcattgtaaagcacagagaggtctggtaaagcatagggaagcattgtaaagcacagagaggtctggtaaagcataaggaagcattgtaaagcacagagaggtctggtaaagcatagggaagcttttactgtgggacacttttataagggttagtttaccatgtttttttttttttttaagagagagAACGCTTGGTCTTTCCCAATGTCTTcaaaggagagggggagagagagagacagagagagagagagagagagagagagagaacgctTGGTCTTTCCCAATGTCTtcaagggagagggggagggagagagagagagagagagagagagagaacgctTGGTCTTTCCCAATGTCTtcaagggagagggggagagagagagagagagagagagagagagagagagagagagagagagaacgctTGGTCTTTCCCAATGTCTtcaagggagagggggagagagagagagagagagagagagagagagagggggggggggtacaggtGTCAGAGTTGACAGTCTTCATGTTAAGCTCATTACGAGCGCTTAGCTGTAATCCTGGTAATGTGACAGCGTGATAGTGTCTGagtgaggagggaggggagagacggGTGATCAGTCAAGGGAGAGCAGAGGGGGGGTGATAATTCAATTaggacagggagggagggggggcagGGTACCCtttcacacagagagagacagagaaacaatgcataacttcaaaatgctcaatcaAACTCATGCAGtcaaagaaagtaagaaagaactGTAGCAAGAAAATAAGGAAACAAagtataaaaagaaacaaaataagaaaaagaaagaaagaaagaaagaaagaaaggaagcgctgggctgcagtgtggaaggcagcgggttcgaggagctcagtggttagataaagaaagcgctgggatgcagtgtggaaggcagtgggtttgaggagctcagtggttagataaagaaagcgctgggctgcagtgtggaaggcagtgggtttgaggagctcagtggttagataaagaaagcgctgggctgcagtgtggaaggcagtgggtttgaggagctcagtggtgaATGACATGGTTCACATAGCAGTAAGTGTTGCGTGCAGGTTAATGTCTCTTTACCGTATCCAGGTACACTGTGTGCACATGCAGTgttgcacacagacacacattgcaGTCATTTATAAcaatgaatggggggggggggggggttccttaCCATAGCTTTTTAActggttacaaacattcccaatatgttaacatttaaaatatgttcaaGCCTAAAGTTTAAAATGCTTCTGAAATGTGAAAGCGTATCGTCCCAGTTCCAGGGTCTCTTGTAACAGATTGTACCTCCATCCGTGCAGCCTGAAGCCTGGACACTGCTCCCCACAGCGAAGACAAGGCTGCCCCAGGTCAGGGTCCTCCCCTTCACCctgctgagagagagggagagacaggttAACAacgagggagagagggggagagagagagagagagagagagagagagagagagagagaggggggggggggggggggacgggactgCTCCCCACAGCGGAGACAAGGCTGCCCCAGGTCAGGGTCCTCCCCTTCACCCTgctgagagagagggacagagagggggagagagggatggagaaAGAGGGGGAGTAGTTCTGCAGTCCCGTCTAGTTTACTACATTGTTCCCgagtttagtttcattacagctgcaaacagacaggcaggcagacagacacacacacacacacagacagagtgtcCACACAACCCTGCTCAGTCTACACTGTAATTGCTTTGTGCGCTCCGGTTTGCTGCAGTGTTCCTGTGCTGTTTGCTCAAAGCTCAGAGCTGACACTTTGCCCAGGTTTGGGTGTGAAAGGAAAACAGCTCTGCTTGATAGGAGCGCGCTGTGACCTGCCTGGTCATAAAAACCCATTAAAAACAGCTTTCATACAAAACACTGCACAAGCAGCACCGCTGAACACAGGGGTCAGAGACACTGAGTGAACATAAACAGAGCTGggtactcagtgtgtgtgtgtgtgtgtgtgtctcagtgagcgtgtgtctttctgtgtgtctgCTGTCAGTGCATGTGtctccctctgtgtgtctgtctcagtgtgtctgtgtctctctctctctctgtgtgtcagtgcctgtctctcgctctctgtgtccctctctctgtgtgtctgtctcagtgtgtgtgtgtgtgtctctctctctctctctgtgtgtcagtgcctgtctCTCgcgctctctgtgtgtctgtctcagtgtgtgtgtgtctgagtgagtCTCAGTGAGCGTGTGTCTCtctgctatgtataataataacactactagaatacaatatgaactaggatgctgtgtataataataacactactagaatacaatatgaactaggatgctatgtataataataacactactagaatacaatatgaactaggatgctatgtataataataacactactagaatccaatatgaactaggatgctctgtataataataacactactagaatacaatatgaactaggatgctatgtataataataacactactagaatacaatatgaactaggatgctatgtataataataacactactagaatccaatatgaactaggatgctctgtataataataacactactagaatccaatatgaactaggatgctctgtataataataacactactagaatacaatatgaactaggatgctgtgtataataataacactactagaatacaatatgaactaggatgctgtgtataataataacactactagaatccaatatgaactaggatgctctgtataataataacactactagaatacaatatgaactaggatgctctgtataataataacactactagaatacaatatgaactaggatgctgtgtataataataacactgctagaatacaatatgaactaggatgctctgtataataataacactactagaatccaatatgaactaggatgcagtgtataataataacactactagaatccaatatgaactaggatgctctgtataataataacactactagaatccaatatgaactaggatgctctgtataataataacactactagaatccaatatgaactaggatgctatgtataataataacactgctagaatacaatatgaactaggatgctatgtataataataacactactagaatccaatatgaactaggatgctatgtataataataacactactagaatacaatatgaactaggatgctctgtataataataacactactagaatacaatatgaactaggatgctctgtataataataacactgctagaatacaatatgaactaggatgctctgtataataataacactactagaatacaatatgaactaggatgctatgtataataataacactactagaatacaatatgaactaggatgctgtgtataataataacactgctagaatacaatatgaactaggatgctgtgtataataataacactactagaatacaatatgaactaggatgctctgtataataataacactactagaatacaatgtgaactaggatgctctgtataataataacactgctagaatacaatatgaactaggatgctctgtataataataacactactagaatacaatatgaactaggatgctatgtataataataacactactagaatacaatatgaactaggatgctctgtataataataacactactagaatacaatatgaactaggatgctctgtataataataacactgctagaatacaatatgaactaggatgctctgtataataataacactactagaatacaatatgaactaggatgctatgtataataataacactactagaatacaatatgaactaggatgctctgtataataataacactactagaatacaatatgaactaggatgctgtgtataataataacactactagaatacaatatgaactaggatgctctgtataataataacactactagaatccaatctgaactaggatgctctgtataataataacactactagaatacaatatgaactaggatgctctgtataataataacactactagaatacaatatgaactaggatgctctgtataataataacactactagaatacaatatgaactaggatgctctgtataataataacactactagaatacaatatgaactaggatgctctgtataataataacactactagaatacaatatgaactaggatgctatgtataataataacactactagaatac harbors:
- the LOC117401634 gene encoding prickle planar cell polarity protein 3 isoform X1, whose amino-acid sequence is MFTRGSKKRRSNKPQGEGEDPDLGQPCLRCGEQCPGFRLHGWRKICLHCKCPREDHAVRSVPGDLERMMLKLVSGFQRHSISDDDSGCASEEFAWVPPGLKPEQVYQYFSCLPEDRVPYINSPGEHYRIKQLLHQLPAHDSEPQYCNSLCEEEKKELRVFSQQRKRENLGRGSVRLFPVTMTGAICEQCGKQIRGGDIAVFASRAGHGACWHPQCFQCSTCQELLVELIYFYQEGKIYCGRHHAERLKPRCQACDEVILADECTEAEGRHWHMKHFCCLECEAALGGQRYIMRESRPYCCPCYQSLYAEYCDTCGENIGIDRGQMAYEGQHWHATVECFCCSRCGLALQGRPFLPKQGLIFCSRACSLGEDPDNSDSCDSAFQSSSDPCRAGGGKAGRRGSGSAICRREERTAARREVEHKQIQRQRSIGNGVSAAVQLTPPQTTPSAVRIANGIHPKSSAASQELGADPSLSRSGLRGSTSRAERPISCLGFSEEMQLGHSPSRRTSRGTSTSRDSSGKQEPRAGTDTWRPHHSQRYSMPDLGSPSPPPLERSNSLRLHFDPSASPQPPRDLSPQLSRSTSARVSFREPISVSFQPPQEEDGEEDLQQQEEEGWEEEGGQEVGGRRQSRFPRQLFGGEGPDLNLLDETSHHRSFRSQRRAGGCRASSKNALHFGTGPRYRGSRSERPGVHTREDAHAPVPHTDRSGHTAGLRIHVDPAAHPPCHRREPHSHYCSSSSSSSDSEEEGFFLGEPIPLPPQLRDLPPRTREDWDRGVGEREKGTAGRGGGKRRKGNSRSGKDGDKNCIMS
- the LOC117401634 gene encoding prickle planar cell polarity protein 3 isoform X2 — its product is MYEKQNGYHCEFAERKICLHCKCPREDHAVRSVPGDLERMMLKLVSGFQRHSISDDDSGCASEEFAWVPPGLKPEQVYQYFSCLPEDRVPYINSPGEHYRIKQLLHQLPAHDSEPQYCNSLCEEEKKELRVFSQQRKRENLGRGSVRLFPVTMTGAICEQCGKQIRGGDIAVFASRAGHGACWHPQCFQCSTCQELLVELIYFYQEGKIYCGRHHAERLKPRCQACDEVILADECTEAEGRHWHMKHFCCLECEAALGGQRYIMRESRPYCCPCYQSLYAEYCDTCGENIGIDRGQMAYEGQHWHATVECFCCSRCGLALQGRPFLPKQGLIFCSRACSLGEDPDNSDSCDSAFQSSSDPCRAGGGKAGRRGSGSAICRREERTAARREVEHKQIQRQRSIGNGVSAAVQLTPPQTTPSAVRIANGIHPKSSAASQELGADPSLSRSGLRGSTSRAERPISCLGFSEEMQLGHSPSRRTSRGTSTSRDSSGKQEPRAGTDTWRPHHSQRYSMPDLGSPSPPPLERSNSLRLHFDPSASPQPPRDLSPQLSRSTSARVSFREPISVSFQPPQEEDGEEDLQQQEEEGWEEEGGQEVGGRRQSRFPRQLFGGEGPDLNLLDETSHHRSFRSQRRAGGCRASSKNALHFGTGPRYRGSRSERPGVHTREDAHAPVPHTDRSGHTAGLRIHVDPAAHPPCHRREPHSHYCSSSSSSSDSEEEGFFLGEPIPLPPQLRDLPPRTREDWDRGVGEREKGTAGRGGGKRRKGNSRSGKDGDKNCIMS